A genomic segment from Novipirellula artificiosorum encodes:
- a CDS encoding arylsulfatase, with translation MAGLSPVEAADPAFGKQPNIILIITDDQGYYDLSGHGNPHLATPNLDKLREQSLRFTRFQVSPTCAPTRSAIMSGRAPFYVGVTHTILERERMKLGVPTMPEMLRDVGYTTGLFGKWHLGDQDPHRPDQRGFDEVFMHGAGGIGQSYQGSCGDAPGNKYFDPAILHNNTFVKTQGFCTDIFFNQAMTWMETQKGKKPFFTYITTNAPHGPFIAPDSYKKKFIEAGMPDSTVGFYGMIENIDDNVGRLTAKLAEWGIEKDTLLIFMTDNGPSASNYNGDHKGKKGSVDEGGTRVPSFWRWPGVLEPGTDVDRLANHYDILPTLAAITGGMPKQQDQLHGKSLVPLLKDADSPWEDRYRVFHKGRWPIGEAANSREDGFAVRNQRFRLVGRGQLYDMENDPSQETNVITEHPEVAKAMNAAYDEWFDGALPNMVNEDAPLTGHNTFHLMYWKQYGMEIPPVKVREPGTPKPKRASRK, from the coding sequence TTGGCTGGTCTCTCACCGGTGGAGGCGGCGGACCCTGCCTTTGGAAAGCAGCCCAATATTATCCTGATCATCACCGATGACCAGGGATACTACGATTTGTCAGGTCACGGAAACCCACACTTGGCGACTCCGAATCTGGATAAGCTGCGGGAACAGAGCCTACGGTTTACGCGTTTTCAAGTCAGTCCAACCTGCGCACCGACCCGATCTGCGATCATGTCAGGTCGTGCGCCATTTTATGTCGGCGTGACACACACGATTCTGGAACGGGAACGGATGAAGCTTGGTGTGCCAACGATGCCTGAGATGCTACGCGACGTGGGTTACACCACCGGGTTGTTTGGCAAATGGCACTTGGGCGATCAAGATCCGCACCGTCCCGATCAAAGAGGGTTTGACGAGGTCTTCATGCATGGCGCCGGTGGGATTGGCCAGTCTTACCAAGGCAGCTGTGGCGACGCGCCGGGCAACAAATACTTTGATCCGGCAATCCTGCACAACAATACATTCGTCAAGACCCAAGGATTCTGCACCGACATTTTCTTTAACCAAGCGATGACTTGGATGGAAACACAAAAGGGCAAGAAACCATTCTTCACCTACATCACGACCAATGCACCCCATGGTCCCTTCATCGCTCCGGATTCGTACAAGAAGAAGTTTATCGAGGCGGGAATGCCGGATAGCACGGTTGGATTTTACGGGATGATTGAAAACATCGACGACAATGTCGGCCGATTAACAGCGAAACTGGCTGAGTGGGGAATTGAAAAGGACACGCTGTTGATTTTCATGACAGACAATGGGCCCTCTGCATCCAACTACAATGGTGACCATAAAGGCAAGAAAGGCAGCGTCGATGAAGGTGGAACGCGTGTGCCAAGTTTCTGGCGCTGGCCGGGCGTCCTGGAGCCCGGCACCGATGTGGATCGACTTGCCAATCACTACGACATACTGCCAACCCTTGCTGCGATTACCGGCGGCATGCCAAAACAGCAGGATCAACTGCATGGCAAAAGCCTTGTGCCATTGCTGAAAGATGCGGATTCACCTTGGGAAGATCGTTACCGCGTATTCCACAAAGGGCGGTGGCCGATCGGTGAAGCTGCGAATTCAAGAGAGGATGGCTTTGCCGTTCGAAATCAAAGGTTCCGACTTGTGGGTCGCGGTCAACTTTACGATATGGAAAACGATCCGTCCCAAGAAACGAACGTCATCACCGAGCATCCCGAAGTCGCCAAGGCGATGAATGCGGCTTACGACGAGTGGTTCGACGGTGCGCTACCCAACATGGTCAACGAAGACGCGCCGCTAACCGGGCATAACACGTTCCATTTGATGTACTGGAAGCAATACGGAATGGAAATCCCACCGGTGAAGGTGCGCGAGCCAGGGACGCCGAAACCGAAACGAGCATCGAGAAAGTAG
- a CDS encoding DUF1588 domain-containing protein — MSKVRFVLVMTLLWAPLSVAHGETYTPGQTVIKDFGRFANTFLANYCVDCHGETDPEADLSLEDLGPVDEVNAGTWRSVWAQVTLKEMPPSDMEQPEVIERLKISDGIVDELKRVMHGRGGFRDHLDPNKGNFVDHELLFGQLPDGIKLQPTSSPARIWRVTPQEHITRLNELINTEPEFDPAKPGLRTHGDVVPTNHGGELKLYFGTDRIIQWQGGTVAYATSVKSVPAVLSSARTHGLENYPDFYTVNSAEATQIMGVAGDILRYMADGPLSIAQPYQITDDPKSIADKMKGDLRGLPTSLVYSTKVVRPLTPVFELMKEDGVTDERLRGAVDYLFEALAFRPPNEMESDVYLTIVKQSIEKLGKKDGAVLGLSSIFLDRDALFRPELAENGKPDQHGRVMLQDWELGMAVNHALRYIRPDEALRKAVVEGRMRTREDVNREVQRMLADDRIRKPRILRFFRDYFDYDLGGYICKDTKSLADTGVSARGQSYYGAMFDATASTDRLIELILQEDQDVLKQLLTTDKVVATNADRVYFGRKSTKEEKAASVAAAKKAAAEAAKNEVAKLQAWKDANPGKEPPKPEVKRQANINHSVTEATLAGPKVYARVSRRSFGNGSMKPERVLAMAPEGERLGILTHPSWLVSHSDAMDNHAIRRGRWIRQRLLGGGVPDVPITVDAMLPDEPHNTLRDRMRVTREDYCWTCHEKMDPLGLPFEMYNHAGLYRLTELDKPVDTSGEIIDSGEPALDGKVADAIELIRKIAASQRAEQVFVRHAFRFWMGRNETLNDAPVLQEAHRAYRESGGSMKALLVSLLTSDAFLYRTRS; from the coding sequence ATGAGCAAGGTCCGATTCGTTCTGGTCATGACGCTGTTGTGGGCCCCGCTGTCCGTGGCCCATGGCGAGACTTACACGCCCGGTCAGACGGTCATCAAAGATTTTGGCCGCTTTGCAAATACTTTTCTGGCAAATTATTGCGTCGACTGTCATGGCGAGACAGACCCCGAGGCCGACCTTTCGCTCGAAGACCTGGGTCCGGTGGATGAAGTCAACGCCGGTACCTGGCGAAGCGTTTGGGCACAGGTCACCTTAAAAGAGATGCCGCCCAGCGATATGGAGCAACCAGAGGTTATCGAGCGGCTAAAGATTTCAGACGGCATCGTTGATGAACTGAAACGTGTCATGCATGGACGAGGTGGGTTTCGCGATCACCTCGATCCCAACAAGGGTAACTTCGTCGATCACGAGTTGCTATTCGGTCAGCTGCCTGATGGCATCAAGCTTCAACCGACATCTTCTCCGGCGCGTATTTGGCGTGTAACCCCTCAGGAGCACATCACGCGTCTGAACGAATTGATCAACACGGAGCCGGAGTTCGATCCGGCAAAGCCAGGCCTTCGCACTCATGGCGATGTCGTCCCCACCAATCACGGTGGTGAACTGAAACTCTACTTTGGTACCGATCGCATCATCCAGTGGCAGGGTGGGACGGTCGCCTATGCCACATCCGTCAAGAGCGTTCCTGCGGTCCTGTCTTCGGCACGCACTCATGGACTGGAAAACTACCCCGACTTCTACACGGTCAATAGCGCCGAAGCGACTCAGATTATGGGTGTTGCAGGCGACATCCTTCGCTACATGGCGGATGGTCCGCTGAGTATCGCCCAGCCTTATCAGATCACGGACGATCCCAAATCCATCGCGGACAAAATGAAGGGCGATCTTCGAGGCCTGCCCACAAGCCTGGTCTACAGCACAAAGGTTGTGCGTCCGTTGACGCCGGTCTTTGAGCTGATGAAGGAAGACGGCGTGACCGACGAACGCCTGCGCGGTGCGGTAGACTACCTTTTCGAAGCACTAGCTTTTCGGCCGCCGAACGAAATGGAGTCGGACGTTTACTTGACGATCGTTAAGCAATCGATTGAGAAGCTTGGCAAGAAAGACGGAGCCGTGCTGGGGCTGTCATCCATCTTCCTGGATCGTGACGCGCTCTTTCGACCGGAACTGGCCGAGAACGGCAAACCGGATCAACATGGCCGCGTTATGCTGCAAGATTGGGAACTGGGCATGGCAGTGAATCACGCGCTGCGATACATCAGGCCAGACGAAGCGTTGCGCAAGGCAGTCGTCGAAGGACGGATGCGCACTCGCGAGGATGTGAACCGCGAAGTGCAACGTATGCTGGCCGACGATCGCATACGCAAGCCCCGCATCCTGCGCTTCTTCCGTGATTACTTCGACTACGACCTTGGCGGCTACATCTGCAAGGACACGAAATCGTTGGCGGATACGGGAGTGAGCGCAAGGGGACAGTCCTACTACGGTGCCATGTTCGACGCGACGGCAAGTACCGATCGTTTGATTGAACTCATCCTGCAAGAGGACCAGGATGTGCTGAAACAGTTGCTAACAACCGACAAGGTCGTGGCGACGAATGCAGATCGTGTCTACTTCGGCCGAAAAAGTACCAAGGAAGAGAAAGCAGCATCCGTTGCCGCAGCGAAGAAGGCGGCGGCCGAAGCGGCAAAGAACGAGGTGGCCAAGCTGCAAGCCTGGAAGGACGCAAACCCGGGAAAAGAACCACCCAAGCCAGAAGTGAAGAGACAGGCCAACATCAATCACAGCGTGACGGAGGCAACGCTAGCAGGTCCGAAGGTCTATGCCCGCGTAAGCCGACGCAGCTTCGGAAACGGATCGATGAAACCAGAACGCGTGTTGGCGATGGCCCCCGAAGGCGAGCGGTTGGGCATCCTGACCCATCCCAGTTGGCTCGTTTCCCACTCCGACGCGATGGACAATCACGCCATCCGCCGCGGCCGATGGATTCGCCAGCGGTTGCTTGGTGGCGGCGTTCCCGATGTGCCGATCACCGTGGACGCAATGCTTCCGGATGAGCCGCACAATACACTGCGTGACCGGATGCGGGTCACCCGAGAAGACTATTGTTGGACGTGTCATGAGAAGATGGACCCGCTTGGGCTTCCGTTCGAGATGTACAACCATGCCGGCTTGTACCGATTAACGGAACTGGACAAACCCGTTGACACGTCAGGCGAGATCATTGATTCCGGCGAACCCGCTTTGGACGGCAAAGTCGCTGACGCCATCGAGTTGATTCGAAAAATTGCCGCAAGCCAACGTGCCGAACAGGTCTTCGTCCGCCACGCCTTCCGATTCTGGATGGGCCGCAACGAAACGCTCAACGACGCGCCCGTGCTCCAGGAAGCGCACCGCGCCTACAGAGAAAGCGGCGGCAGCATGAAAGCGCTGCTCGTATCATTGCTCACCTCCGACGCATTTCTGTACCGCACGCGAAGTTAG
- a CDS encoding DUF1552 domain-containing protein, with product MLNRRKVLQGIAASSGATFAASLTPKRLLASPTRKAVPKRIVFFMQNQGFDPKTCIPEGMKSSGSLANAKLPEPIGALEPYKDRLHIINGLHGIHTSPSHSAFFGALGGYRGSDGVPPSASTIDYELSKVLPQTLLPHLCVGMDSIENMKTKPTIATLSASGAGQPIFMHSNPNHLYQMLYGGISSGDIRLQHEARSSVLNQVEKLAATKGRSLPAPDQQRYGQYVQGFKEVNGLRTRLDTVADHLRKFAPTVDERYTKPEFETDWHDVLLDLGISALTSGITNTLTIGSGRGEIFGAWKGLGIDQQGHNLGHMDQPGNPIWIKIRQYNSRMLVRIMETLESVPEGSGTMMDNTLIVYTSNNADKQHTNGANWPFMLLGNFDGTIKTGCFTQLSGKRPINALYTTLLHAAGQNCERFNMDDKMAKKFDVGTGPLKEVLV from the coding sequence ATGCTCAATCGCAGGAAAGTGCTGCAAGGAATCGCAGCCAGCAGCGGTGCTACGTTTGCCGCCTCGCTAACTCCCAAACGTCTCTTGGCATCGCCCACTCGCAAGGCGGTTCCAAAGCGTATTGTCTTCTTTATGCAGAACCAGGGCTTTGATCCAAAGACCTGCATTCCGGAAGGGATGAAAAGCAGCGGCTCCCTGGCGAATGCCAAGCTTCCCGAGCCTATTGGTGCACTCGAACCTTACAAGGACCGGTTGCATATCATCAACGGTTTGCACGGCATCCACACCAGTCCCTCGCACAGTGCGTTCTTCGGCGCTCTCGGCGGCTATCGCGGCAGCGACGGTGTGCCGCCCAGCGCATCGACGATCGACTATGAACTGAGCAAGGTTCTGCCACAGACGCTTCTGCCTCATCTATGCGTCGGCATGGACTCGATTGAGAACATGAAGACCAAACCGACGATTGCGACGCTGTCGGCTAGCGGCGCCGGTCAGCCGATCTTCATGCATTCGAATCCGAATCATCTTTACCAGATGCTGTACGGCGGCATTTCCTCCGGCGACATTCGACTCCAGCACGAGGCCCGATCGAGTGTGTTGAATCAGGTTGAAAAGCTGGCCGCCACTAAGGGGCGATCGCTTCCAGCGCCAGACCAGCAACGTTACGGACAATACGTCCAGGGCTTCAAGGAGGTCAACGGTCTGCGGACGCGTCTCGATACGGTTGCCGATCACTTGCGAAAATTTGCTCCCACGGTTGACGAGCGATACACCAAGCCTGAGTTCGAAACCGATTGGCACGATGTTCTGCTGGACCTCGGCATTTCGGCGCTCACATCGGGAATCACCAACACGCTGACCATTGGCTCGGGTCGTGGCGAGATTTTCGGTGCCTGGAAGGGATTGGGCATCGATCAACAGGGACACAATCTTGGGCACATGGATCAGCCCGGCAATCCGATTTGGATCAAGATTCGTCAGTACAACAGTCGCATGCTGGTCCGAATCATGGAAACGCTGGAAAGCGTGCCCGAAGGAAGTGGCACCATGATGGACAATACGCTGATCGTCTACACCAGCAACAACGCGGACAAACAGCACACCAACGGCGCCAACTGGCCCTTCATGCTTTTGGGCAACTTCGACGGCACCATCAAGACCGGTTGCTTCACGCAACTCAGCGGCAAACGCCCCATCAATGCGCTCTACACCACGCTCCTTCACGCAGCCGGTCAGAACTGTGAACGGTTCAACATGGACGACAAAATGGCCAAGAAGTTCGACGTCGGTACCGGCCCCCTCAAGGAAGTGCTGGTATGA
- a CDS encoding 3-keto-disaccharide hydrolase, translating to MSPTISVSPTSAATATESLDGLSLLPTFAKDNLPRDTLFFEMNGNRAVRTEKWKAVAREGLSKDSRYRVQIPIEIWELYDMQGHRTERNDVAAENPEVLRGLVGRWEQWIQTPARNHMPPNTLTPEEAELGFERLFNGVNFDGWKNPGSWKVENNAFAFATQGGGLVYRTKRIPDNFELRFDWKVAEGSNSGVTCRPGLYEYQILDNAGNGDGKNPRTSAASLYFCMAPSHDATKPVGLWNSSRMIYKDTVIQHWLNGQKVIDFNYSDPKWAANVELLRRGGGTDLTDRGAPLVLQNHGHPVWFRNIKLREIPESELLDTSPIKPTKIPPEALESEARILSWHEKHP from the coding sequence TTGTCGCCGACGATCTCGGTTTCTCCGACATCGGCTGCTACGGCCACGGAATCGCTCGACGGACTCAGTTTGCTTCCCACCTTCGCCAAGGACAATTTGCCGCGTGATACGTTGTTTTTCGAGATGAATGGGAATCGAGCCGTTCGGACCGAGAAATGGAAGGCGGTTGCTCGCGAGGGGCTTTCCAAAGACTCGCGGTACCGTGTACAGATCCCAATCGAGATTTGGGAACTGTATGACATGCAGGGCCACCGCACGGAGAGGAACGATGTCGCTGCGGAGAACCCCGAGGTGTTGCGTGGTTTGGTGGGCCGGTGGGAGCAGTGGATTCAAACACCCGCTAGAAATCATATGCCTCCTAACACGCTGACGCCTGAAGAAGCCGAACTTGGATTTGAACGGCTATTCAATGGAGTCAACTTCGACGGATGGAAAAACCCCGGTAGCTGGAAGGTCGAGAATAATGCCTTCGCGTTCGCGACCCAAGGCGGCGGCCTTGTCTATCGGACGAAGAGGATTCCGGACAACTTTGAACTCCGTTTCGATTGGAAAGTCGCCGAAGGAAGCAACAGCGGTGTCACCTGCCGACCGGGGCTGTACGAATACCAGATTTTGGACAATGCCGGAAATGGTGACGGTAAGAATCCAAGAACCAGTGCCGCCTCGTTGTATTTCTGCATGGCGCCTTCGCACGACGCAACGAAACCGGTCGGTCTTTGGAATTCATCGCGGATGATCTACAAGGATACGGTGATCCAACACTGGCTCAATGGTCAGAAGGTGATTGACTTCAACTACAGCGATCCGAAATGGGCAGCCAACGTGGAGCTGTTGCGACGCGGGGGCGGGACGGATTTGACCGACCGCGGGGCACCCCTCGTGCTTCAAAATCACGGCCATCCCGTTTGGTTTCGCAACATCAAACTTCGTGAAATTCCCGAAAGTGAATTACTCGATACCTCACCCATCAAGCCAACCAAAATTCCACCGGAAGCCCTTGAGTCGGAAGCAAGAATTTTGAGTTGGCACGAAAAGCACCCGTAG
- a CDS encoding Gfo/Idh/MocA family oxidoreductase — protein sequence MTNLLNRRQWIGATAASLSVPSFFPSSATAQSAQNDRPIAAVIGAGGRGTSMAWHQFGRSANLVAICDVDLPEAERAAATIEAKIGVRPDVYQDYRKLLERDDIEVVGNATPDHWHTKINIIASTISMSLLRI from the coding sequence ATGACCAACCTTCTGAACCGGCGACAATGGATCGGTGCAACCGCCGCATCGTTATCCGTTCCCTCCTTCTTTCCATCTTCCGCCACGGCACAGAGTGCCCAAAACGATCGCCCCATCGCTGCCGTTATTGGTGCGGGCGGGCGAGGTACTTCGATGGCTTGGCATCAGTTTGGACGTAGCGCCAATCTGGTCGCAATCTGTGACGTTGATCTGCCTGAGGCCGAGCGGGCCGCAGCGACGATCGAAGCGAAAATCGGCGTACGCCCAGATGTTTATCAGGATTACCGAAAGCTGCTGGAAAGAGACGACATTGAAGTCGTCGGCAACGCCACGCCAGACCACTGGCATACCAAGATCAATATCATTGCTTCGACAATATCGATGTCCTTGCTGCGAATCTGA
- a CDS encoding type II secretion system protein, whose protein sequence is MLSTSMKESQNQAVHPRTACAALPMEDHSFVPGDGYCYPTEIHSQLMIRNKSYRGVTVIELLVVFTIISISMALLLPAVQSARATARRTECASNLRQLHFSNAKFVGSRANFCPDSPDALGFFRNLTAYNDPLVRNSTHSTIDFFEHNGAPLVENPNSPPDMNPDTWFTQTNIDAGLLLPIVDSYIAHSRHIGDTANYLFRDGHIEVIEAKVIEGWARSGYDFTQAGAGLPPR, encoded by the coding sequence ATGCTGAGCACGAGCATGAAAGAAAGCCAGAACCAGGCCGTGCACCCGAGGACGGCTTGCGCGGCTTTACCAATGGAAGATCATTCGTTCGTCCCAGGTGACGGCTATTGTTACCCCACTGAAATCCACTCGCAACTTATGATCCGTAATAAGTCTTATCGCGGCGTTACGGTGATTGAACTACTGGTCGTCTTCACCATCATTTCAATCAGCATGGCCTTACTTCTGCCAGCGGTGCAGTCCGCTCGAGCCACTGCACGCAGAACTGAATGCGCGAGCAATTTGAGGCAACTCCACTTTAGCAACGCAAAGTTCGTCGGATCTCGGGCGAACTTCTGCCCGGATTCACCCGACGCGCTCGGTTTCTTCCGGAACCTTACGGCATACAACGATCCATTGGTCCGCAACTCCACGCATTCAACGATAGATTTCTTCGAACACAATGGCGCTCCACTCGTCGAGAACCCGAACTCTCCCCCAGACATGAATCCCGATACTTGGTTCACACAAACGAACATTGACGCTGGACTTCTTCTCCCAATCGTCGATTCCTATATTGCCCACAGTCGTCACATAGGGGATACGGCAAACTACTTGTTTCGTGATGGCCACATTGAGGTGATCGAAGCGAAAGTAATTGAAGGCTGGGCGAGATCGGGCTATGATTTTACTCAAGCTGGGGCCGGGTTGCCGCCGCGCTAG